From Staphylococcus sp. IVB6214:
TCTGCCATGTTTGAAATGTACTCTATCGAATATTCAGATGAATACATGTTAGAATTTGTAGAAAATATCCAAAAAGCCATTGGTGAGATGAAGTTAGCCATTGGATTATTAACTGAAAAGAAATTATCACACATGCGTGTACATTCTATTAATATTAAAGAATATGAAACGAATTGTGATGGTATTTTGCGTCAATCAATTAAACATATCTTCAATAGTGAGATAGATCCGATTACTTTGGTCAAAATCAAAGATATCTATGAGAGCTTGGAGAATATTGCTGACCGTTGTCAAACAGTCGCAAACAACTTTGAAACAATTATCATGAAAAATAGCTAAGGAGTCCTCACTTATGGAGTATTTGATATTTGTAACGATTGCGATCGTTATATTTTCGTTGGTTTTTGACTTTATCAATGGATTTCATGACACAGCGAATGCAGTTGCTACGGCTGTTTCAACACGTGCATTGTCACCACGACACGCGATCTTTTTAGCGGCGATTATGAACTTTATCGGTGCGTTGACTTTCACAGGTGTTGCGTCAACGATTACGAAAGAGATTGTCAATCCATTCCATCTTGATAATGGATTAGTTGTCGTACTTGCGGCCATTTTAGCAGCGATTATCTGGAACTTAGTCACTTGGTACTACGGTATTCCGAGTTCATCATCACATGCATTAATTGGTGCGATAGCCGGTGCAGCCATTGCATCAGCCGGCTCAATTAGTGTCTTACATTTACAAGGTTTTACTAAAATTGTCCTTGTATTAATTCTGTCACCTTTAATTGCGTTTGCTGTCGGTTTTACAATGTATTCAATTGTGAAGATTGTTTTTAAAAATGCGAATCTCGCACGTACAAATCGTAACTTCCGTGTTTTTCAAATTTTTACAGCAGCATTGCAATCATTCTCACACGGTACAAATGATGCACAGAAATCAATGGGTATCATTACAATGGCGTTAATCGTTGC
This genomic window contains:
- a CDS encoding inorganic phosphate transporter; the encoded protein is MEYLIFVTIAIVIFSLVFDFINGFHDTANAVATAVSTRALSPRHAIFLAAIMNFIGALTFTGVASTITKEIVNPFHLDNGLVVVLAAILAAIIWNLVTWYYGIPSSSSHALIGAIAGAAIASAGSISVLHLQGFTKIVLVLILSPLIAFAVGFTMYSIVKIVFKNANLARTNRNFRVFQIFTAALQSFSHGTNDAQKSMGIITMALIVAGMQTSVEPALWVKVSCAAAMGLGTAVGGWKIIKTVGGNIMKIRPANGAAADLSSALTIFVASSLHFPLSTTHVVSSSILGVGSANRIKGVHWNTAKRMIVTWFITLPISALLAALIYIVLNLFF
- a CDS encoding DUF47 domain-containing protein, producing MIKKKKDKFMERLEDMIFNLDRAAVEFGKMDFKTHLDLRTYAENIKTYESHGDDLMHQVITDLNQTFITPIEREDIMALCNAIDDVLDAMEETSAMFEMYSIEYSDEYMLEFVENIQKAIGEMKLAIGLLTEKKLSHMRVHSINIKEYETNCDGILRQSIKHIFNSEIDPITLVKIKDIYESLENIADRCQTVANNFETIIMKNS